From the genome of Biomphalaria glabrata chromosome 17, xgBioGlab47.1, whole genome shotgun sequence, one region includes:
- the LOC106073453 gene encoding transmembrane protein 18-like isoform X2: protein MLQAGHFFILLLLVYFAESLNKLAANNWQLFSKQQYFDSRGMFISLVWSVPLLVNTLVIVMLWLLTSSQLMLTSGRLKLQTERKALEQRNKKKD from the exons TGCTACTGGTCTACTTTGCTGAGTCTCTCAATAAGTTAGCAGCTAACAACTGGCA ATTATTTTCCAAGCAGCAATATTTTGACAGCAGAGGAATGTTTATATCTCTGGTATGGTCAGTACCATTGTTGGTGAATACCTTGGTCATTGTG ATGCTGTGGCTTCTGACCTCCTCACAACTGATGCTTACATCTGGGAGACTTAAACTTCAGACTGAGAGAAAAGCTCttgaacaaagaaacaaaaagaaagattaa